The Gossypium hirsutum isolate 1008001.06 chromosome D06, Gossypium_hirsutum_v2.1, whole genome shotgun sequence genome contains the following window.
atatgtattgcagtttaaaaataataaagtagattatatattatttttatagtattatatattatgattttagtaaattcatataataataattatatcaagaattttattaaattatataaaattttattaaattatatttaataataattctgttaaaatatagttaaattatttattatttttattaaattatttttaataataatcttattaaaatttaataacaataacaataatcatcaacctaaaaaaattatgctaaggatattctagtcattttagtttttttcattatgctattataacatcattctattcaaccaaacaaaagaatgctattacagctctattcgattccattcaaccaaacaattgaattactgattactgctctattccattacagttaACCAAATGTACCCTTAATGTTATTGCAAATTTTTGCAAATGATACTGCATATTCTAAATacgaaataaaatataagtacaaaatgttgttttgatggCACCTAATATCAAATTTTAGAACGCAATCAATTTTGTGCtaatttgaattttcatgaatTGCCTAATTGCAAAACTTtgatgaattattaaaaaaaacaattattctCCTTTTCGAGAGACAACAAATTAGTTTTTTATTACATgccaatgaaaaaaaaaaactgtccTAGTTTAATAAAACACATCCCTCAAAGCTTAATTGGTACACTTACATGTAAATTAACCCATAAGCAttaattggtttttgaaaaataatatattttctaataaaatataagtaaatattattttcaaaattaaatttttggatgCCTATTGTAATTCATGTTTTTcatatgttgaattttaattaaaacatatagCAGATAAGTTGTTTAGATTATTGAGATTGAGGGAGATTTGAATAGCAAATAAAATAGACATAATgattatctttaatttaatttttcggCTCTAGATTTGTATTATTTGATTAATCaccttaaaatagatgaaaattttaatgtttgttaattttgttgacaTGGTTATTTatgttagtaattaattaattttttaaaaattaaaaacattaaaacatatattttattatttttaaataaatttaatatattttaattttaataattatatatcatttgatttttttaatatttaaaagttttattaattgttgttaCGTGGATGTGTTCTGTAAAGTTAATTGATGTTAGGTTttcatatattttagattaatttgacAAATAACGTAAATTtaagagttaaaaaaataaaaaattaaataaaataataaaataatttttttataaagtcggagaaaaaataaattattatgtaaaaaagaaagaaaagtgaaggggttttttacaaaattattataaaaaataaaaaataaccaaaatattataacttttttttatttaccaaaatattataaattttttttatttaccaaaatatacaaaaaaaaacaaaaaatagaaaaaaaacctGACACGGTCTGATCAGGCCAATCACATTGGCAGCACTAAAGGTGCCAATGTGATTggtggcaccaatggtgccaatgtgattggcggcaccaatggtgccaaaggactaaaatgttagtTAAGGGTAGTTTCAAGGACCTaacatgcaaatttaccattttaaattttGGGAGTGAATTGATGCTGCCGTGTGTGTGGGTgcactaaaattgaaatatgattaattgccttctaagccctccttatttattattttcttttttccccttcaactcacttttttatttaataaacaagccctcaacttatttttgtagttaaataagctcttaatctatgattttaCTCATAAaggccctttattttattattaaagtaaatatattttacctaaaataaagctatttaaaaaagtataaactaattcgcattttatgtattattttgataatttgatgagaatagtttatttaaaaaatttactaaatagagttattaagagtatataatataattataatttatttttctatttgggtTACATTTATGGGTGATCAGTTTTATTATTACTTCTGGTTTTTCAATAAGGCATGCTtggtatttctattaattttttttaattaaatctaatattagttaagtgataattaagatacttagaattctaattaagtaataactctattttaatttaataaactatccTCATTTAAACTCTAttgtaatttaataaactattcttatttaataactctattttcatttgaaatataaaatttactgaaatataaaatttgttgCTTCATAATATCTTAAGagactattttaattaaaatagtctAACATGTTTATGTTATAAGTCTATtaagaatatattaaatttataaatagataaaatagttTATGTTTCCATTATTTAGTCTAACATGTTTATGTTATAAGTCTATTAAGAATATATTAAActtataaatagataaaatagtttatgtttccactatttttttccttttgatttaatattagttaagggaatatattaaattcaaaggattaaaattaaaatagtttaatttaatttttttaaattaaaatagagttattaaatgagaatagtttattacattaaaatagagttattaaattaaactattttaattttataaatttaatatattcccttaactaatattaaatcaaaaggaaaaaaataatggaaacataaactattttatctataaacataaactattaaatttaataaattaaaatagagttattaaataaaaaagtgagttaaaggggaataaaaagaaaataataaataaggagggtttagaaggcaattagccatattttaattttagtgcacACAGCAGTAGCCATTAACTTTTAaagttcaaaatggtaaatttccaTATAAGGTCCTTGAAACTACTCTTAactaacattttagtcctttggcacctttggtgccgccaatgtgattggcctgatcaggctgtgtcaggtttttttttctttctgttttttattttttttgtatattttgataaataaaaaaattataatattttggtaaataaaaaaagttataatattttgattatttttttatttttttataataattttgtaaaaaacccaaAAAGTGAAGATATATTAAGTTGACACTTAGGGGAGGTATCCTAACCTAACTACCAAACACTCCTCCAGTTGAAGCCTTAAAACCTGCAAACAGCACCGCAGCGGAGAAAGCTGCAGAAAGGAGATTTTGAGGTAATCTTAAGTAATTAATTGGTTGGTTTAGGGGCGAAATGGGAAACGAAGCAAAAACCACCTCCAACGTGGGAGGAGGAGGATTCAGGGCGAGAATGGAACACTACATATATAGCGGTGAAAAGAAGCATGTAATGGCTGGCATCGCCATCGTCGCCCTCGTTTTTGGTGCCCCTTGGTTTCTCATGAACCGAGGTGCCTTTCTCTCtttccttcaattttctttttcagctTTGCATTTACTTTTCGGTTCGGCGGGGCGGGGGGGGGGTTAGGGTTTTAGATGTATCTTTGGGTTTCTCACTCTAAATATATTGCAAATTTGaggaatttttatgatttatctcGATGTAATGAACAAAAGCAAAGACAGATATATAGCATCACTGACTTCAGTTTTGGAGTAAATGAATTTGAGGACAAATTTTCCTTCATGATTTGAGTAAATGAATTTGCATTTCTTTTGGAAATGGTCCGGAAATTTCAGTGATTCTGAAGGATCTTTTAGGTAGCTTTTGGAACTTAAATTCCAACTGATGGCTTCGGATATATAAAATAGTGGATGTATAAAACAGTGTAGGTTATGCGAAATGCAGCTTtcgttattatttttaaagtccaTAGATTTGTTAAGGGTCTACTTAGTAATAAATTTGAAAGTCCTATAGATATTTGtgatttttgaaaaccatgtttttataGCTTGAAATGTATAATTAGATTGAATCTCAGTTAGTTCGTGTAGAATGTATGCATTTCATTCTCACTTATGCAGTAAATGAAATTCGAATCTTCATATTCCTGAACATAGCATTAAGGAATCTGTCAAATTGGTGTGCATTTGTTTGAAGTTGCTTATTGGAGTTTATATTTATCCAAAACTGGTGTTTGGAAGAATGAAACAAGAGATTGAAGTCAATGGAACTTGAGGTTGTCGAGGAACTATATTGAAGCTGAATTCTGACTTCTCTTTTTTACTAATTTTGTTAGCAGCAGGTTCTCAGTCAAATTTTTCTGATTCTGATGGTTCTTTTACAGATTTCAAAAGTCATTTTCTTTAATCTAAATATATAAAGAATGTGTTTGTTTTTGTTGACATGGATCAAGAGACTCATTTGAAAATAGCAATACGCTTGTCTTGACAGTAATGGGTGCTGGTTTATATATAGTTCTTTCCTAGAAAGTTGACATCATAAGCAAGTTGAGCGGTTTAGCAGGCTGTGAAGGCAAAGTTTATGGACAGAATTTGGCATATGTATTTCTTTATCACATCTTGACAGACTTTAAAAATGCTTTTGTGAGCTGGCATTGGCTAGGTCCTAGGCTATTCCTCTTTGTCAATTCTTGTTCAGTCCTAAGAACTTCTTTTGTGTTCAGTACTATGCAAATGATGCGGTTAAATGCTATCTTACTTGGGTTTGGGTGTAAGCATAGGATACAGGTCTTGTCTTGACATAGGTTTGTTCATTTTTCTTACCCTTTTTATTTGCCATGATTTGAACAACCGAAATTAAAAGGGTTTGGTAGTGCTTTTGCTGTGAAAATACTGTAGGAAAGTTATTCGAGGATGACAAATTGACCCAACTCTCAGGATGTTGTGTTGCATACTTGAGGAAGTTGAATGTTTTAAGAGTGGTTGTTTCATTTCATTATTGGAAGCTGTTTGTTGGGTACGTTGATCACTTAAAACTAACTGAACGAAGGCCTGATTTTCCTTGTAGGAACAAAGCATCAGTCACACCAAGATTACATGGAGAAAGCTGACAAGGCACGGAGTCAACGACTTTCTTCTTCAAAATAATAGTTAAGTTAATCAATTGTTTCCTTCAGCAGCTTTTTGATTGTCAGCGCGGGAGCTGCTACTTCTCAGTAGTCCTAGATGCAGTTGAAAACCTGGAATGCTGGGAAAAGAATTTGTTATAGGTTCTGCCTTTAAGTAATAGAAAGATCTGATCACCCTCAAGATCAACATTTGTTATAATTTTGATCTAGATCGAAAGTATTTCCCTCTAGGTGGTTGGTTTGACCGAATTCTCTTTTCCAGGAATAAGTATTATCTGTCAAACTCAAGATTGATTTAGCTTTATATCATCAAGTGTTGttcttattttttaacttttaattttggtACATATCGGGTATTGTATAAGTCACGACAAGTGTGCGTGTTAACATGCAACGTTATTGAGGTATCTGAGTTCATATCGAGGATGTTGTTATATACCAGGTCCTGTAGAGTCAGTCCATATATGGATTCAAGTTAATGAAGGGAAGAAGGTGAAAAGTACATTATGTCGTAGACACTTTGGTTCTGCCGTTGTAACATCACATCAAATCAGTCGATACAGGCATTGTGGATTACAGATTGGAAAAACCCATTCAGGTTACTGTAACTTGTTAACAAAGCTAGAAGGATATCTGAATCTTTTGGGTGGAATCTAATTGGCAGATGAATAATTTAGCACTAGAAAGATTCCAGGCAGGAAACAGACTTTCAGCTAGTTCATCACTTAGCATTCCATTTTTTATGGATTGACACTTTTTCTCCGagtacatgaaaaaaaaaacaacccaaTGTCGAGAACATATTACACAACACCAAAGAACAATTACGCATATATATAATTTGctaaacctcacaatcaagtgaGCGAAACAACTTTCAAAGCAACTGTATGAGCCCCATAACTACTGCTTTGGTTAAAATTCAATTCCACCAGAGTTGTAAACTTTTTTGCACAACACTAAGTTGAATTCAAGAAAGTTATGTTGTGATAAGCCAATTCTATCACGTCCAACCGACCTGTAATTGGGTATTGTCCTCTTTTAGCACCCACATGTCCCTCAAATTTATTATACACCACATCAAATAACCACCTTAGAGGAAGCCTAAGTACCCAAAGAGGACAAATAGCTGATTGAAGACGCAACAAAAATGAGAATACCCCATCGGCCTGCAACAAATCTCGACATTCTTTCCTTCTCTCTCCAATTTAACCATGCAAGGTTACATTTGCAGTGAAAGATGGAAGTGCAATTGCAACAAAAAAGAGTGGACTCTAAAATCAGAGCTTTATGTTTTGGTTTTCTTAAATTCCCATATACATTTCAGGGTAAATAAAAATTGGTAACAATGATGCCAAAAGTacagtttttttcttctttaatttccttttttcATAGGGGCATAAGTCTTCTGTACTTGAAGAACCACACAAATGCACAGAATATGATGATCCCGCAAACCCCTGTAATTATCAGGACCCACTTGAATGCACCAGGGTCATCAAACATAGGTATGGCAAAGTTCATACCAAATATTCCAGCTACCACACCAAAAATGGCAACGACAAATGTTGCAGTTGTCAGTAGCAATTCAAATTGGATCAGCTGGTTTCGAACATTATCCTGCAACCAAAAGTTTGTCCTTAGATATCTAAGAGTTCAATGCTTTCTGGCGATTTTGCCAATTGAAGCATAACAACAGGAGTATCAGAAATCATAATATCAAGAAAGATAAAGAGACGTGTTTTAGAATATAGTTGAATTCTCGGCCCCACAATCAAGTTGTCAAGGCCATTACAAACTTGGATCCAATGCTTTCATCCTGTTTATTTTTCCATTCTATATTACTTTCAACAAATGTGCTGATCAGTTCTcaatcaaataatcaatatatcaCTTGGAGCCATTTGGATGCGGGGTGTCAGTTTGGTGGGTCAGACCACAATGGCACCCTGCATCCAGGAGGGGGCTTTAGTGTTTTATCTTCTCCACTTCAGGTTTGTGGAAAATACTTCTGTAGCAAAATTATTCTATCAATGAGGGAAAATAACTTACCAGCTGAATGTTGATGAAATCCTCCGTGTCATCAATGTATTCCTTCAACTGAagtaaagaagaaaataatattatatccATCAAAGAGAAGGAAAGATGAAAAGGATTTAGACTGCAATAAGTGCTCTACATACTGAAGTCAACTTATTTAGGGTGCTGTCAATGAGAACAAAGTATGCTTCCAGTAACATCTCAAGCTCTTCAATATTCTCTGTAGCGCTCTCTGAACTCCTCATGCTCTCATGGCGGCTCCTTGCAATGCTCAGGCTTTTCTCCAGCCTGCGCAATTCGGGTGGTGAAGCAACAGGAGAAACTGGAGCAGAAGCAGAAAGTCCGTCATTCGATCTGAATCCCATTAAAGATTGATCACCATAAAATGATGATTCCATTCTGCTTTTCTTCTCAGTAAGATACATTTCCGCCATATCACCATCATCATCCATCAGCTGTTCTATCTCATCTCTAACCTAAATAAAAAAGTGGAAAAGTGTCAGAAGATGCAAGGCTGTCGTTTACCTgccaaagagagagagagagagagagagaagcaTGTATTTTTATACCTTTTGAACTCTTCGAGTCAATGCAACAAGTCTGCTCTTCAATCTACGGACACGCTCCAAGTTTAACGTACTGATCTTTGATGTAAGTTCATCCAATAGTGGATATGCTTCAATTTCCAATTCTGCTGCCTATGGAACATCAAATGAGTTACCAACTTGCTCAGAAGTAATCAAATGCAAGCAACAGAATATATTGAGTGGGTCAAATCCTACAAAAAGTCACTGTACTGCATTTTCTGAAAATTTAGTCCTACTATAATTTGATCGTTTCTAACCTCTCTACTTCTCAAAATATGCATTTTCAGTTCCAAggccaatttttaaaattctgtCAAATAACTTGATTATCTTTTAAACATGTGATAACATGATATATACACCTTGGCATATTTTGTACAGCTGgacattttttcatatttaaaagtgTACAAAAATATGCCAAGGTGCCtcacaatattttaaaaaaaaaccacgTCAAACTATTTAAcgaattaagagaaaaaaaagttaGCCTTAGGATTGGCAATACATGTTTCAAAACATAGAGGGctataaatgatcaaattatagtagagggataaaaaaaaaaacataatataggGACCTCTACAATTAGACCCATTGATagtaaaaaaagatgataattccTAAAAGAAGTACGCTGCCCAACTAGTAGAATATGGCCATGGTTAAAACTAATAACAGAATATAGAAGTTATCCCCTCAATTGAATATCGGTTGAGggataattttgttaaaaaaggCAAATCGGGGGGGACAACATAGTGTCTTTCAATGGATTGAGGAATTCAAGTGCTCCAATAGCTTTCAGGACTGGTTGGTTGGATCTCTAATATGGGTTAAATCATAACTTGCTTCATAAGGCTTCGACTAGCAAGGAAAGGGATGCATTGTCTCAAGATGAGAGATGTTCCTTACCCTGAGACCTTGTATAATGTTGGTTGTCATATCTGATAGTTCACCTATCTGAGTAAATCCACacatttttatttgataattccCCTTAATCCATCAAGATTGCTAAAAGATATCATAGACTTGGGAAGGCTTAAAACAAAAATGACAAAACTATATATCATAGAGGATTGCTTTTGAAAACAGgagacaacaacaacaacaacaacaacaacaaactataataaaagaattaaaggtACGCAAATAGAATTTATAAAAGGAATAAAGCAacatttagtccctgtacttacAACTTTTCCCAACTTAGTCTCTGAACTATAATAAACAGGATGTTGTGGCTTTCTCGTTGCAATATATGTTAGAAGTATCTATAATTTTCTATTTGCAGAAAATCTTTCCAAATGAGTGGAACATCTCTATTGAGCGACTAAATTGCAAGGAGAATAAATTTTGGGAACAGGGAAATAACAAAATTGAAGCTGTCCAAATGTTGCAAGACAATTTTCCCATGGCAGATGGTAGGGATCAGAAGGCAGAATTCTTAAACAAAATGTTCAAAATATCTTCAAGTCATCTTGGAAACTATAAGTTGTGTCAGCAATTGAGGCCTATTCCTCTCTTGGTCTTAAAATTTGCTGGATTTCTTTCATTGTTGCAAGAGATAATCTTAAAAATTCTTGAATATGCTGTGATTGTAGTGAATGGTGTTCCTAAACAGGAATTGTTGTCTCTATGTTTGTTTATCAGAACAATTAGTTTTATCACAGTTAAAGCTCATCATCCTTTCTTTTTACGTAAGGCTCCTATTGTTTGATGAACAAAATACAGGAAGCCATAAGAGAAGTAGGTGTGCTAGAAGTCTTGTTGGATGGTATGAAGcaacataaatttattttgggtcAAAATCAGCATGTTTGTAATGCCAATTAGTTGGACAGAAAATCCAGTTTTAACGGCTTCAAGCAACACTTCGACAGTGAGGGTGTTATTGTTACTTCAATCAAGTTCATGGAATTTGGTTCAAGGAAGTTCCCAATTTTTGAAGCTAAGGATGTTCGCATTGATTAGAATTATGGTGCATCAACAAGACATTCGCTTGAAGCATGGTTAGGTTCACATATTGATTTTGGTATGGTGGTGGTTGCAATTAAATATATTTGCTCCTATGAAGCTGATAAAGCTATTCTTGTTTCCCTCATAGGCTGGGATGACACTTCTAAGCTCCTTGACAAGATTAAAGTAAACATTTATGGGAATCTTAGCAAGTTTCTGATCTCTCCTCTACATGGTTTTACCATCATTAACCAACAAGAAATATTTAACTGTGCACCACctaagaaatgaaaatgaaagtaaCATCTCCAAAAATGATGTTGAAAATTCAGATAATAGGCAGCAGCTTCCTAAAGCTAAAACAAAGGTTATTGAAGATGTGGTTGATGTTAAGGCAACTAAGTTTAAATGGGGTAATTGATATAAGAGATTTTTGCTGAAACAGCTAGTGGAAGTTCTTGGATGGTGTAAGAAGAGCTACAAGGAGCTTATCAAGAAATTTATGTTGAAGTGGTGAAGCTTTTCTTACCGCTGTCAATTTTCCAAGCCAGGTTAGATATATTAAAACAGCTAAGGTTAGTAGTTATCTCAA
Protein-coding sequences here:
- the LOC107901689 gene encoding LOW QUALITY PROTEIN: magnesium transporter MRS2-1 (The sequence of the model RefSeq protein was modified relative to this genomic sequence to represent the inferred CDS: inserted 1 base in 1 codon), with the protein product MADLKERLLPPKPQSAINIRDASYRPSASGRQPFQGMDLSGLKKRGQGLRSWIRVDTSGNSQIIEVDKFTMMRRCDLPARDLRLLDPLFVYPSTILGREKAIVVNLEQIRCIITADEVLLLNSLDSYXLQYVVELQRRLTSGVGEVWQSEGPELNRRRSSRGFDNVYGSTSPDYLPFEFRALEVALEAACTFLDSQAAELEIEAYPLLDELTSKISTLNLERVRRLKSRLVALTRRVQKVRDEIEQLMDDDGDMAEMYLTEKKSRMESSFYGDQSLMGFRSNDGLSASAPVSPVASPPELRRLEKSLSIARSRHESMRSSESATENIEELEMLLEAYFVLIDSTLNKLTSLKEYIDDTEDFINIQLDNVRNQLIQFELLLTTATFVVAIFGVVAGIFGMNFAIPMFDDPGAFKWVLIITGVCGIIIFCAFVWFFKYRRLMPL
- the LOC107901690 gene encoding uncharacterized protein, with protein sequence MGNEAKTTSNVGGGGFRARMEHYIYSGEKKHVMAGIAIVALVFGAPWFLMNRGTKHQSHQDYMEKADKARSQRLSSSK